One genomic segment of Flagellimonas marinaquae includes these proteins:
- a CDS encoding Gfo/Idh/MocA family protein, with amino-acid sequence MKNFALIGAAGYIAPRHMKAIKDTNNTLLAAYDKGDSVGIIDSYFPNADFFVEFERFDRHIEKLKYEKKTYLDYVSICSPNYLHDAHIRFALRSGADAICEKPLVLNPWNIDKLKKVEENTGKQVFNILQLRVHPSIIALKEKVAKSDKSTKFEVDLTYLTSRGHWYQTSWKGDVSKSGGIATNIGVHFYDMLSWIFGNVQENVVHVHERDRAAGYLEFENARVRWFLSINAEYLPQEVKAKGQTTFRSITIDGEELEFSGGFTDLHTMVYKDILAGNGYGLEAARTAIEIVHKIRNVEPVGLKGEYHSFL; translated from the coding sequence ATGAAAAACTTTGCCTTAATAGGAGCGGCCGGCTATATTGCACCTCGGCACATGAAAGCTATTAAAGATACAAACAATACGCTTTTAGCAGCGTATGATAAAGGGGATAGTGTAGGCATTATCGATTCTTATTTTCCAAATGCTGATTTCTTTGTGGAATTTGAACGGTTTGATCGTCATATAGAAAAGCTCAAGTATGAAAAAAAAACATACTTGGATTATGTAAGTATTTGTTCACCAAATTATTTGCATGATGCACATATTAGGTTTGCTTTAAGAAGTGGTGCAGATGCAATCTGCGAGAAACCCTTAGTTCTGAATCCATGGAATATTGATAAACTGAAAAAGGTAGAAGAAAATACGGGTAAACAGGTATTTAATATTCTCCAGTTAAGAGTACATCCTAGTATAATTGCCTTAAAGGAAAAAGTAGCCAAATCTGATAAAAGCACAAAATTTGAAGTAGATCTTACCTACCTAACATCTAGAGGGCACTGGTACCAGACCTCTTGGAAAGGGGATGTGAGCAAGTCTGGAGGGATAGCGACCAATATTGGTGTTCACTTTTATGATATGCTTTCTTGGATTTTTGGGAATGTTCAGGAAAATGTGGTTCATGTCCATGAAAGAGATAGGGCCGCTGGTTATTTGGAGTTTGAGAATGCTAGAGTAAGATGGTTCTTATCCATTAATGCTGAATATTTGCCCCAAGAGGTGAAAGCTAAGGGACAAACCACTTTTAGATCTATTACTATAGATGGGGAAGAGTTGGAGTTTAGCGGAGGTTTTACAGACTTGCACACCATGGTATATAAAGATATTTTGGCTGGTAATGGTTATGGCTTGGAAGCGGCAAGGACTGCTATTGAAATTGTTCATAAAATAAGAAATGTTGAGCCGGTTGGGTTGAAGGGGGAATATCATTCCTTCCTATAA
- a CDS encoding DegT/DnrJ/EryC1/StrS family aminotransferase, whose translation MKIDFANLQKAFQEHEEEFLSVTKEVMTSARYILGKETDEFEAEIEKFTGVKYALGVSSGTDALLLAMMALGINAGDEIITTPFTFIATAETIACLGAKPVFVDIDPQTYNIDASKIESVITDRTKAVMPVSLYGQMADMGAINTIAKKYALAVIEDAAQSFGATQDGKKSCSVSTIGCTSFFPAKPLGCFGDGGAVFTNDQTLYLKMKAMRVHGQVERYIHKYIGMGGRLDNIQAAILGVKLKYYCQDITRRQEVAERYNSLLQGFVPLPIVKAKNDSVWAQYTIRVAQRDKIQEYLKDKGVPTAVHYPIPLHLQECFAYLGHKKGDFPFAEKAANEVMSLPMNPYLTQEEQEYIINTLLKSLHQ comes from the coding sequence ATGAAAATAGATTTTGCCAATCTACAGAAGGCCTTCCAAGAGCACGAGGAAGAATTTTTGTCTGTGACGAAAGAGGTCATGACCTCGGCTCGCTATATTCTGGGGAAAGAAACGGATGAGTTTGAAGCTGAGATTGAAAAGTTTACAGGTGTAAAATATGCCTTAGGAGTTTCATCAGGTACAGATGCGCTACTATTGGCTATGATGGCCTTAGGTATTAACGCTGGGGATGAGATTATCACCACCCCATTTACCTTTATCGCTACAGCTGAAACCATTGCTTGTTTGGGCGCCAAACCAGTATTCGTGGATATAGACCCGCAGACCTACAACATTGATGCCTCTAAGATAGAAAGTGTTATTACGGATAGAACTAAGGCAGTTATGCCAGTTTCCTTGTATGGTCAAATGGCAGATATGGGGGCAATCAACACAATTGCCAAAAAGTATGCCCTTGCGGTTATTGAAGATGCGGCCCAGAGTTTTGGCGCCACACAAGATGGAAAAAAAAGCTGTAGTGTCTCTACGATTGGATGCACTAGCTTTTTCCCAGCAAAGCCTTTGGGGTGTTTTGGTGATGGAGGGGCTGTATTTACCAATGATCAAACGCTTTATCTTAAAATGAAGGCTATGCGGGTACATGGACAGGTAGAACGTTATATTCATAAATATATTGGAATGGGAGGGCGTCTGGATAACATTCAGGCTGCAATCTTGGGAGTTAAATTAAAGTATTATTGTCAAGATATTACAAGACGGCAAGAAGTGGCAGAACGCTACAATAGTTTATTGCAAGGATTTGTTCCCTTACCTATAGTGAAAGCAAAAAACGACTCGGTGTGGGCTCAATATACCATTCGAGTTGCGCAACGGGACAAAATTCAAGAATATTTAAAAGATAAAGGCGTTCCTACAGCGGTTCATTATCCCATTCCCTTACATTTACAGGAGTGCTTTGCCTATCTGGGTCATAAAAAGGGAGATTTTCCTTTTGCGGAAAAGGCGGCAAATGAGGTTATGAGTCTTCCTATGAACCCATACTTGACACAAGAAGAACAAGAATATATTATTAATACACTACTTAAATCCTTACATCAATGA
- a CDS encoding O-antigen ligase family protein has product MKRINPNSVLKAQYFTLYAFAFTLPLHQKISTLILVLLSVLSLLRLNRKIDFGIPSYIFPVALYILVGLSLLYSESFEFKYLENRASLITFPLIFLTLKLDNVIVVRILKYFVLGCLTAIVCCYLNAFNNSLEWSGGRLVFRPLVNEDFSFFYAVVRDGNYFFAKHFSIFHDTIYFSLYLNTAIAIILSHSVKKSGFNKWNILALFLLTLVVFQLSSKMGIIICFILFTLFLFIKLKDLKLKILIPLLIIILGSVFLVKNPRGKVMVETFIEKGLTIDPENRFGYGLRLMSWDAAISIIEGNLLFGVGVADAQKELNKTYKVKGYTTPLKQNLNVHNGFLQILLECGLLGLFALLAIFIGFLHALFSIPSKQLFNLFLLIILGLGFLFESMLNRFSGISFVMLFYCLLVNYSQNVRKTAC; this is encoded by the coding sequence ATGAAGAGAATTAATCCAAATAGTGTGTTGAAAGCACAATACTTTACCTTATACGCTTTTGCGTTTACCTTACCTTTACACCAAAAAATATCGACTTTAATTTTAGTCCTATTATCCGTTTTGTCCTTGCTTCGGCTAAATAGGAAAATTGATTTCGGGATTCCTTCATATATTTTTCCTGTGGCACTCTACATTTTGGTAGGCCTTTCCTTGCTGTATTCGGAGAGTTTTGAATTCAAGTATTTGGAAAATCGAGCTTCACTGATAACTTTCCCATTAATTTTCTTGACGCTTAAACTAGATAATGTAATTGTTGTAAGAATATTAAAATACTTTGTTCTTGGGTGTTTAACAGCCATTGTATGCTGCTACTTAAACGCTTTTAATAATTCGTTAGAGTGGAGTGGTGGAAGATTGGTGTTCCGACCATTGGTAAACGAAGACTTTTCTTTTTTTTATGCCGTGGTTAGGGATGGTAATTATTTTTTTGCTAAACACTTTTCTATTTTCCACGACACCATATACTTCTCCCTTTATTTGAATACGGCTATAGCCATAATCCTTTCCCATTCCGTAAAAAAATCAGGGTTCAACAAATGGAATATTCTTGCGCTGTTTTTGTTAACCCTCGTTGTTTTTCAATTGTCCAGTAAAATGGGAATTATTATATGCTTTATTTTATTCACATTGTTTTTATTTATAAAATTGAAAGACCTGAAACTTAAAATTTTAATTCCATTGCTTATAATTATCTTAGGCTCAGTGTTTCTTGTCAAGAATCCAAGAGGGAAGGTCATGGTAGAAACTTTTATAGAAAAGGGGTTGACTATCGACCCTGAAAATAGATTTGGTTATGGCCTAAGGTTAATGTCCTGGGACGCTGCTATATCTATAATTGAGGGAAATTTATTGTTTGGTGTTGGAGTAGCAGATGCTCAAAAAGAACTGAACAAGACCTATAAAGTCAAAGGCTATACTACTCCTTTAAAACAGAATCTAAACGTACATAATGGATTTTTACAAATATTATTAGAGTGTGGCTTACTCGGTTTATTTGCTCTCTTGGCCATTTTTATCGGTTTCTTACATGCACTTTTTAGCATTCCTTCAAAACAATTGTTTAATCTGTTTCTTCTAATCATCTTAGGTTTAGGATTTCTTTTTGAAAGTATGTTAAATCGTTTTTCAGGAATATCCTTTGTGATGCTTTTCTATTGTTTACTTGTAAATTACAGCCAGAATGTTAGGAAAACAGCATGTTAA
- a CDS encoding bi-domain-containing oxidoreductase, with translation MKQIIQDLKNGDTILEEVPVPRIKSGSVLIKTTRSLVSLGTERMLVEFGKANFIQKAKQQPDKVKMVLDKVKTDGLKPTVSAVLNKLNQPLPLGYCNVGEVVAVGKGVSEFSVGDRVTSNGNHAEYVCVPKNLVAKIPDNVSDDEATFTVIGSIGLQGLRLLNPTFGETIVVVGLGLIGLVTAELLLANGCNVIGFDFDPEKVRIAKEKGITAINPAEGTDQVKFVESFTNGIGADGVIITASNKSNEIISQSANMCRKRGRIVLVGVIGLDISRADFYEKEITFQVSCSYGPGRYDDEYEQKGNDYPIGYVRWTEKRNFEAVLNAISKGMLEVKPLITESLLLEDYKKIYGDMANSRSIASILKYDNTKEQSKTVQIVEKDYKGKKGVIGIIGAGNFTSSTILPNLSKLKADIKYIASSGGLSGTIQAKKHGISNSTSDYKEILQDNDVGLVFVTTQHNMHATMVLEAIQANKSVFVEKPLALTHGELSNIEKAYGESNSCISVGFNRRFAPLAQKMKTLLGKAQTPINIVATMNAGYIPPEVWVHDMEVGGGRIIGEGCHFIDLCSYLADSKVVAVCMNAMGENPEENTDNASILLKYENGTNAVINYFSNGSKSYSKERVEVYSQERTLVMDNWRKLKTYGFKGGNMSSGQDKGHFNQFKALLDQQRNGGKPIIPFESLMNTTKASFAAIESLKQGKWITIE, from the coding sequence ATGAAGCAAATCATCCAAGACCTTAAGAACGGCGATACTATTTTGGAGGAAGTTCCAGTACCACGCATTAAGTCTGGAAGTGTTCTTATTAAAACTACAAGAAGTTTAGTCTCTTTAGGGACTGAACGTATGTTGGTTGAGTTTGGCAAAGCCAATTTCATCCAAAAAGCAAAGCAACAGCCAGATAAGGTCAAAATGGTTTTGGATAAAGTTAAAACAGACGGTTTAAAGCCAACTGTTAGTGCTGTTCTCAATAAATTGAACCAACCGTTACCGCTTGGATATTGCAATGTGGGAGAAGTGGTTGCGGTTGGTAAAGGCGTAAGTGAATTTTCTGTTGGGGATCGCGTGACCTCCAATGGAAATCATGCAGAATATGTTTGTGTGCCCAAAAACCTAGTGGCCAAGATTCCAGACAATGTCAGCGATGATGAGGCTACTTTTACAGTGATAGGATCTATAGGGCTACAAGGTCTAAGATTGTTAAATCCTACTTTTGGTGAAACCATAGTGGTGGTTGGATTGGGATTGATCGGTCTTGTAACTGCAGAATTGTTATTGGCCAACGGTTGTAATGTGATAGGCTTTGACTTTGACCCTGAAAAGGTTAGAATAGCAAAAGAAAAAGGGATTACGGCAATAAATCCAGCTGAAGGAACCGATCAAGTCAAATTTGTGGAATCCTTCACAAACGGAATAGGTGCAGACGGAGTCATAATCACAGCATCCAACAAGAGCAATGAAATTATCTCCCAATCTGCCAACATGTGTCGAAAAAGAGGCCGAATCGTATTGGTGGGGGTAATAGGATTGGATATCAGCAGGGCGGACTTTTATGAAAAGGAAATCACCTTTCAAGTATCATGCTCCTATGGCCCTGGCAGATATGATGATGAGTATGAGCAAAAGGGGAACGATTACCCCATTGGATATGTTAGATGGACAGAAAAGCGCAACTTTGAAGCGGTTTTGAATGCGATATCAAAAGGTATGCTAGAAGTTAAACCGTTAATCACGGAAAGCCTTTTGTTGGAAGACTATAAAAAGATATATGGCGATATGGCCAATTCGAGGTCAATTGCATCGATTTTGAAATATGACAACACCAAGGAACAGTCCAAAACCGTACAAATTGTTGAAAAGGATTATAAAGGGAAAAAGGGTGTCATTGGAATTATCGGCGCCGGAAATTTTACCAGTTCCACAATTCTTCCTAACCTTTCAAAACTCAAGGCAGATATAAAATATATTGCAAGCTCAGGCGGGCTGTCCGGAACTATACAGGCCAAAAAGCATGGAATATCCAACTCAACATCAGATTACAAAGAGATTTTGCAAGATAATGATGTGGGCCTTGTTTTTGTAACAACGCAACATAATATGCATGCCACAATGGTATTGGAAGCTATACAAGCCAACAAAAGTGTCTTTGTGGAAAAACCATTGGCATTGACTCATGGGGAACTTTCCAATATTGAAAAGGCGTATGGAGAAAGCAATTCCTGTATTTCAGTTGGGTTTAACAGAAGGTTTGCCCCATTGGCCCAAAAAATGAAAACCCTACTTGGCAAAGCACAAACACCCATAAATATTGTTGCCACCATGAATGCTGGATATATTCCACCAGAGGTCTGGGTGCACGATATGGAAGTTGGTGGAGGAAGAATTATTGGAGAAGGATGTCATTTTATAGACTTGTGTAGCTATCTGGCAGATAGCAAGGTGGTTGCAGTTTGTATGAACGCCATGGGGGAAAACCCAGAGGAGAACACTGATAATGCTAGTATTTTACTTAAATACGAGAACGGCACTAACGCAGTCATCAATTATTTTTCCAATGGCAGCAAGTCCTATTCAAAGGAACGTGTAGAGGTTTATTCCCAAGAACGCACGTTGGTCATGGACAATTGGAGAAAGTTAAAGACATATGGTTTTAAAGGCGGTAATATGTCTTCAGGGCAGGACAAAGGACATTTTAACCAGTTTAAGGCCCTGTTGGATCAACAACGAAACGGAGGAAAACCAATTATACCCTTTGAAAGTTTAATGAACACCACTAAGGCCTCTTTTGCCGCCATTGAATCCCTTAAACAAGGTAAATGGATTACCATAGAATAA
- the asnB gene encoding asparagine synthase (glutamine-hydrolyzing): protein MCGIAGIINKKGDSPKLADIKKMTDAVVHRGPDGEGHFIDSNIAFGHRRLAIIDLSSAGHQPMEMDNLVITYNGEIYNYLEIKDELRQRGCVFTTKTDTEVILKAYEYWGEGCVNKFNGMWSFALLDKVRGKIFISRDRFGIKPFYYFENKEVFLLSSEIRQILTQIQEPSVNKQTLFDYLYLGYHHHSDETFFKNINSLPPGHNLSYDIGKNTFCIKKYYELTINEDFTSLNFEGAEKLFQKTIDKAIALRLRSDVRVGTCLSGGMDSSYIAATAAEEYHKSSTDKFTAFTAKSIEKRNDESHFAKMVVDAFQLDWKVTQPSKEDFLEVAEEVIETQEEPFGSPSIIMAYFVMKKAKEEGCTVLLDGQGGDESLLGYDRYYPAYINQQKNIFQKIKSAVQISRNSKLSLKDVMLYNIYFNNASVRAFRQLRRHNYIKREFTFFINKKLLQDVAYANKDIHRLQKFELTKVQLQKLLKFEDRNSMKFSIETRVPFVDYNVVELAYSLPFSYKMRKGWSKYILRKSAENRLPGEIVWRKNKFGFEAPTKKWLSDKESFLKEIKSSSFLERFVQKDRLNKGIDDITLWKLYNIAVWARKFDIRFD from the coding sequence ATGTGTGGAATAGCAGGAATCATTAATAAAAAGGGAGATTCACCCAAGTTGGCTGATATTAAAAAAATGACAGATGCGGTTGTTCATCGAGGGCCGGATGGGGAGGGTCACTTCATAGATTCCAATATTGCCTTTGGCCATAGAAGATTGGCCATCATAGATTTGAGTAGTGCTGGTCATCAACCCATGGAGATGGATAATTTGGTCATAACCTATAATGGTGAGATATATAACTATTTGGAAATCAAAGATGAGCTAAGGCAAAGAGGTTGTGTTTTTACTACCAAGACAGATACTGAGGTGATTTTAAAGGCCTATGAGTACTGGGGAGAAGGGTGTGTTAACAAATTTAATGGCATGTGGTCTTTTGCTCTTCTAGATAAGGTGAGGGGAAAAATTTTCATTAGTAGGGACAGGTTCGGCATAAAGCCTTTTTATTATTTCGAAAATAAAGAAGTTTTTTTGTTAAGTTCCGAAATACGACAAATTTTAACCCAAATCCAAGAACCAAGCGTCAACAAACAAACATTGTTCGATTACCTATACTTGGGATATCATCATCATAGCGACGAAACTTTCTTTAAGAATATTAATTCCTTACCGCCAGGGCACAATTTAAGTTATGATATAGGTAAGAATACATTTTGCATAAAAAAGTACTATGAGTTGACAATTAACGAAGATTTCACTTCACTTAATTTTGAAGGTGCAGAAAAACTTTTCCAAAAAACAATAGATAAAGCGATTGCTCTCAGGCTGCGCTCTGATGTAAGGGTGGGTACCTGCCTGAGTGGCGGAATGGATAGTTCTTATATTGCAGCAACAGCTGCAGAGGAATACCATAAAAGTAGTACAGACAAATTTACTGCGTTTACAGCTAAATCAATAGAAAAAAGAAATGATGAATCACACTTTGCCAAAATGGTAGTAGATGCTTTCCAATTGGATTGGAAAGTGACTCAACCCTCAAAGGAAGATTTTTTGGAAGTGGCCGAAGAGGTAATCGAAACACAGGAAGAGCCTTTTGGGTCTCCATCGATTATTATGGCTTATTTTGTAATGAAGAAGGCAAAAGAAGAAGGCTGTACGGTACTTCTCGATGGTCAGGGCGGCGATGAAAGTCTCCTGGGATATGACCGTTATTATCCAGCCTATATCAACCAACAAAAAAACATTTTTCAAAAAATTAAAAGTGCTGTCCAGATTTCTCGAAATTCAAAACTATCTCTAAAAGATGTTATGTTGTATAACATTTACTTTAACAATGCCTCAGTGCGAGCATTTAGGCAATTGAGAAGACATAATTATATAAAAAGGGAGTTTACTTTCTTTATCAATAAAAAGTTACTTCAAGACGTCGCCTATGCTAATAAGGACATACATAGGTTGCAGAAATTTGAATTGACCAAGGTGCAGTTGCAAAAACTCCTGAAATTCGAAGATAGGAACTCCATGAAATTTTCTATAGAAACAAGAGTTCCTTTTGTTGATTACAACGTTGTAGAACTGGCCTATTCGCTACCTTTTTCATATAAGATGCGCAAAGGATGGTCGAAGTATATACTGCGAAAATCAGCTGAAAATAGATTGCCGGGTGAGATTGTATGGAGAAAGAACAAATTTGGATTTGAGGCTCCGACAAAAAAATGGTTATCGGACAAAGAATCTTTTTTAAAGGAAATAAAGTCCTCATCATTTCTGGAAAGGTTCGTGCAAAAGGATAGGTTAAATAAAGGTATCGATGACATTACCTTATGGAAGTTATATAATATTGCTGTCTGGGCGAGAAAATTCGATATCCGGTTTGACTAA
- a CDS encoding lipopolysaccharide biosynthesis protein has product MKRLLDPFKTEYFNNVSIQLIGTGIAQLIPFLVSPILTRLYQEENFATFTFFMAIVGVLVIPNGGRYYYAMVVPRKDSEAIDLGKLSFWLIIFYNCFLLLLIVFFYNHLNAFYALKGLWFVIPLYVAFFGIYNIVLYLSVRQKFFKENAIAKIAQTVSTSIFSIVLAFFGLINSGLIFGKIAGTVTSIPFFKAKLNLQTDAKRLVAVARKYIDYPKVTILPALLDVFSVQALIFFVGTYYSEETLGYLGLTNMILVAPMALIGVSFRDVFYQKAATFFNKKNYYKAKRLFLGSVFILFLIGGCIAFILYFFGKEIFSLVYGENWETSGSFAVILGFSLWAKLCTSPLSSIFNATNQLKLLSAWQITYFFTTVITLLFTIVYFKLPIKQTLIVYTVHEVLIYALYFFIQKQALKKFKTH; this is encoded by the coding sequence ATGAAAAGGTTACTTGATCCATTTAAAACCGAATATTTCAATAATGTATCCATCCAGCTGATTGGCACTGGAATCGCACAATTGATACCGTTTCTAGTATCCCCGATACTTACAAGGTTATATCAGGAGGAAAACTTTGCTACGTTCACCTTTTTTATGGCAATCGTGGGAGTACTGGTAATACCGAACGGAGGCAGGTATTATTATGCCATGGTGGTTCCACGAAAGGATTCAGAGGCCATAGATTTGGGGAAATTGAGTTTTTGGCTCATTATTTTCTATAATTGTTTTTTGCTTCTTTTAATAGTCTTCTTTTATAATCATCTAAACGCATTTTATGCCCTTAAAGGGTTATGGTTTGTAATACCATTATACGTAGCATTTTTTGGCATTTATAATATAGTCCTTTATCTATCGGTAAGGCAAAAATTTTTCAAGGAAAACGCTATTGCAAAAATCGCCCAAACTGTAAGTACTTCTATTTTTAGTATAGTATTGGCCTTTTTTGGACTTATTAACTCTGGTTTGATTTTCGGCAAGATAGCAGGCACTGTTACTTCAATACCTTTCTTTAAGGCTAAATTGAACCTGCAAACAGATGCAAAGCGACTTGTAGCGGTTGCAAGAAAATATATAGACTATCCTAAAGTCACTATTTTGCCGGCACTTTTGGACGTGTTTTCTGTTCAGGCCCTTATTTTTTTTGTTGGAACTTACTATTCGGAAGAAACTTTGGGGTATTTGGGACTCACCAATATGATTTTGGTTGCCCCAATGGCACTGATAGGGGTTTCCTTTAGGGATGTGTTTTATCAAAAGGCAGCTACATTTTTCAATAAAAAGAATTATTATAAAGCGAAAAGACTATTTTTAGGATCGGTATTCATTCTTTTTTTAATAGGTGGGTGCATAGCTTTCATTCTTTACTTTTTTGGCAAGGAAATCTTTTCTTTGGTCTATGGAGAAAATTGGGAAACCTCGGGTAGTTTTGCAGTCATTTTGGGTTTTTCTCTGTGGGCAAAGTTGTGTACCAGCCCACTGTCCTCGATTTTCAATGCCACCAATCAGCTAAAATTGCTTTCGGCATGGCAAATCACCTATTTTTTTACCACAGTGATTACCCTTTTATTTACAATAGTGTATTTTAAATTACCAATAAAACAGACTTTGATTGTTTATACAGTACATGAGGTATTAATATATGCCCTTTATTTTTTCATTCAAAAACAAGCACTTAAAAAATTTAAAACTCATTAG
- a CDS encoding alginate lyase family protein: MDYHRITTLFHTLKFLKGKQIYYRLFYFVGNRFFSKKAYKSLNKEVNGLVWNGKEIYFQNAFHEAQKFEFLNLLHDFTNKIDWNYNGFGKLWTYNLNYFDFLNQKNSITQKGLDLIKDYMVAESQLKDGLEPYPISLRGINWIKFLSRNQIKDHAINQTLYKHYQRLHHNLEYHLLGNHLLENGFSLFFGAYYFKDDQFYKKAESILKTELEEQVLNDGAHFELSPMYHQILLHRLLDCINLAELNPWKSNRLLPLLKGKAEKMLSWLQTVTFSNGNIPMVNDSAYGIAPSSEDLFDYANDLGLRWKRGKLISSGYRKFEKSNFEIFMDVGNVGPDYQPGHAHSDTFSFELYFRGIPVIVDTGTSTYEKNELRQKERETDAHNTVKIGNREQTQVWGGFRVGKRAKVVDFEEGNSYVKASHNGYYPTLHEREFRIGDNEFKIIDNIKNQKEHAIAHFHFHPSINNIEQEGDSIILRPEGIAIFFQGEGIKVSNQSCHIAEGFNTRRRAIKIEVNFNQTLETTIRTINR; the protein is encoded by the coding sequence ATGGATTACCATAGAATAACGACTTTATTCCACACACTTAAGTTTTTAAAGGGTAAACAAATCTATTACAGGCTGTTTTACTTTGTTGGGAATAGATTCTTTTCCAAGAAAGCCTATAAAAGCCTTAATAAGGAAGTGAACGGCTTGGTATGGAATGGGAAGGAAATTTATTTTCAAAACGCATTCCATGAAGCTCAAAAGTTTGAGTTTCTCAATTTGCTGCATGATTTCACAAACAAAATAGATTGGAACTACAATGGGTTTGGAAAATTGTGGACCTATAACCTAAATTATTTTGATTTTCTCAACCAAAAAAATAGTATAACCCAAAAAGGACTTGATTTAATCAAGGATTACATGGTGGCCGAAAGCCAACTGAAAGATGGTCTGGAGCCCTATCCAATTTCGTTGAGAGGAATAAATTGGATAAAATTTCTTTCAAGAAACCAGATAAAGGACCATGCCATAAACCAAACCCTTTACAAGCACTATCAGAGGCTGCACCACAATCTGGAATACCACCTGCTTGGGAACCACCTTTTGGAAAATGGGTTTTCCCTTTTTTTTGGAGCATACTATTTCAAAGATGATCAATTTTACAAAAAGGCAGAATCTATTCTAAAAACAGAATTGGAGGAACAGGTTTTGAATGATGGTGCTCACTTTGAACTTTCTCCCATGTACCATCAGATTTTGTTGCACCGCTTACTGGATTGTATAAATCTTGCCGAATTGAACCCTTGGAAGTCTAACAGATTGTTACCATTATTAAAAGGGAAGGCCGAAAAAATGCTTTCATGGCTTCAAACCGTTACTTTTTCGAATGGTAATATCCCTATGGTAAATGATAGCGCTTATGGAATTGCTCCATCTTCAGAAGATTTATTTGATTATGCGAATGACCTTGGGCTAAGATGGAAAAGAGGTAAACTAATCTCATCAGGATACCGAAAGTTCGAAAAGTCCAATTTTGAAATTTTTATGGACGTGGGAAATGTTGGCCCCGATTATCAACCTGGACACGCACATTCCGACACTTTTAGCTTTGAATTGTATTTCAGAGGCATACCTGTAATTGTTGATACGGGAACATCGACCTACGAAAAAAACGAATTAAGACAGAAAGAGCGAGAAACTGACGCACACAATACCGTTAAAATTGGCAATAGAGAACAGACACAGGTATGGGGTGGTTTTAGAGTTGGGAAAAGAGCCAAGGTCGTTGACTTTGAAGAAGGGAATAGTTATGTTAAAGCCTCCCACAATGGATATTATCCTACCCTTCATGAAAGAGAGTTTAGAATTGGCGATAATGAATTCAAAATAATAGACAACATCAAAAACCAAAAGGAACATGCAATCGCGCATTTTCATTTCCATCCAAGTATTAACAACATAGAACAAGAAGGGGATTCAATCATTTTACGACCAGAAGGAATTGCCATCTTTTTTCAAGGAGAGGGAATAAAAGTTTCCAATCAATCATGCCATATTGCTGAAGGCTTCAATACCCGAAGAAGAGCAATTAAAATAGAGGTAAACTTTAATCAAACCTTAGAGACAACTATAAGAACAATAAATAGATGA